A single genomic interval of uncultured Pseudodesulfovibrio sp. harbors:
- a CDS encoding ABC transporter substrate binding protein yields the protein MIKKRESSFCPPLGDNSWPKCHSLLLCLNLFLLFIFLVHPAKATTAQAKATDLPSKTVLILHSYHKGFRWTDNVMLGIESVLLSQSQVKLEILTDYMDTKRINLDKISPSLVDLFKLKYGNDQPDIILSSDDNALNFLLQRRDVLFPGVPIVFCGVNNFKMERLGGQKGITGVVEDYDIEKTVELIFDLHPHSQHLALITDSTPTGKINRQRFLDSSSLPTGIELIDLNDLSTSDLIRELKALPDDTIILNLSFFRDRDGKAYTTVDGNQLISQTSGKPIYSCWDFYLRGSVVGGKVVSGFSQGQEAAAMALEILSGKPVNDVNILFQSPNEYMFDYGPLMDAGLSLNALPPESVVLNQPHSFYDNYKTELVAALIAFIILCTLLVVMGLNIMQRRSIQKQLSETLDEFQSIFDNSQVGILMLRGGRTVYQANQRLADMFGYLSPDELVGQSVRVFHVTDDNFVEFGSRFFDTLSTGKNVHVEYELKRKDGSSFWSLISGKAVDTNFPPDLTKGVVWVLDDISERKQFESKLERVNSELEERVHLRTIELEKQAEQLQSANNRLQKLDKLKSAFLSTVSHDLRTPMTSIRGFAKLIKKDFEKAVCTEISDQSINSKLQDRILSNLNIIDQEGERLTRLINDVLDLSRIETGRQSWNDQPLKIEECVQGAVDSLKGELAAHSKVELQVLFSDELPTIVADQDRLHQVLFNLLSNALKYTDEGVIAVKVDKNDSDSVLFSVSDEGCGIPADEIDLVFDKFHQVETGDTLKNTLKGSGLGLAICKEIVRHYGGDITAQSEPGKGSVFTFSIPV from the coding sequence ATGATCAAAAAAAGAGAATCCTCATTCTGCCCGCCGCTGGGAGATAATAGCTGGCCAAAGTGTCACTCATTACTTCTTTGCTTAAATCTGTTTTTATTGTTCATATTTTTGGTTCATCCGGCTAAAGCTACAACTGCGCAAGCCAAGGCAACCGACCTTCCTTCAAAAACTGTTCTCATTCTTCATTCTTATCACAAAGGCTTTCGATGGACTGATAATGTAATGCTCGGAATCGAGTCTGTGCTATTGTCTCAATCCCAAGTGAAGCTTGAAATTTTGACCGACTATATGGACACTAAACGGATTAATTTAGACAAGATCAGTCCATCCCTTGTCGATTTGTTTAAGCTAAAATATGGCAACGACCAGCCAGACATCATCCTTTCTTCCGATGACAACGCATTGAATTTTCTACTGCAGCGCAGAGACGTTTTGTTTCCTGGTGTGCCCATCGTTTTTTGCGGTGTTAACAACTTCAAGATGGAGCGATTAGGAGGACAAAAAGGCATCACTGGCGTTGTTGAAGATTATGACATCGAAAAAACAGTTGAATTGATTTTTGACCTTCATCCCCACTCACAGCATCTAGCTCTCATAACCGACTCAACTCCGACAGGTAAAATCAATCGACAAAGGTTTTTAGATTCCTCATCACTTCCAACGGGGATAGAGCTAATCGACTTAAACGATCTTTCAACCTCCGATCTCATCAGGGAGCTAAAAGCATTACCTGATGATACAATTATATTGAATTTATCATTTTTTCGAGATCGAGACGGTAAAGCATACACAACTGTAGACGGCAACCAACTCATATCTCAAACTTCTGGTAAGCCCATTTATAGTTGTTGGGATTTTTATTTGAGAGGATCTGTAGTCGGAGGCAAGGTTGTCAGTGGTTTCAGCCAAGGACAAGAAGCGGCTGCCATGGCGCTTGAAATACTTTCAGGCAAGCCCGTGAATGACGTTAACATCCTTTTCCAGAGCCCTAATGAATACATGTTCGACTATGGACCACTTATGGATGCTGGCTTGTCATTAAATGCCCTTCCCCCAGAAAGTGTTGTGCTTAATCAGCCGCACAGTTTTTATGATAACTATAAAACTGAGCTAGTAGCCGCTCTGATCGCATTTATTATTCTGTGCACATTGCTTGTCGTCATGGGTTTAAACATTATGCAAAGGCGTTCTATTCAAAAACAACTTTCTGAAACTTTAGATGAATTTCAGTCCATTTTTGACAACAGCCAAGTAGGTATTTTGATGCTGAGAGGCGGCAGAACTGTTTATCAAGCTAATCAACGCCTCGCCGACATGTTTGGCTACCTATCTCCTGATGAACTTGTGGGGCAAAGTGTAAGAGTCTTTCATGTCACTGATGATAATTTTGTTGAATTTGGATCTCGTTTTTTCGATACCCTTTCTACGGGAAAAAATGTGCACGTGGAGTATGAACTTAAACGAAAAGACGGTTCATCATTTTGGAGTTTAATTTCAGGCAAAGCAGTCGACACAAACTTCCCACCGGACTTAACGAAAGGTGTGGTATGGGTACTAGATGACATCTCTGAACGAAAACAATTTGAAAGCAAACTCGAACGTGTAAACAGCGAATTGGAAGAACGGGTCCACTTGCGGACGATTGAGCTTGAAAAACAAGCTGAACAACTGCAATCAGCCAATAATCGACTACAAAAACTTGACAAACTTAAGTCGGCATTTCTTTCGACAGTCTCTCACGACCTTCGTACTCCTATGACCTCAATTAGGGGATTTGCCAAACTGATAAAAAAAGATTTCGAAAAAGCCGTATGCACAGAAATATCGGACCAATCCATCAACAGTAAGCTTCAAGATCGCATCCTTTCAAACTTGAATATCATTGACCAAGAAGGAGAACGGTTAACCCGTCTAATTAATGATGTGCTGGATTTATCCCGAATAGAAACAGGGCGTCAAAGTTGGAACGATCAGCCTCTCAAAATTGAAGAGTGTGTTCAGGGAGCTGTTGACTCCTTAAAAGGGGAGCTTGCTGCGCATTCTAAAGTTGAATTGCAAGTACTTTTTTCAGACGAACTTCCAACCATAGTGGCCGATCAAGACCGCCTCCATCAGGTACTTTTCAATCTACTTAGCAATGCACTAAAATATACTGATGAAGGTGTAATCGCAGTTAAGGTGGATAAAAATGATTCCGACAGCGTTTTATTTTCAGTCTCTGATGAGGGGTGCGGAATCCCTGCGGACGAAATAGACTTGGTATTTGATAAATTTCACCAAGTGGAAACTGGGGACACATTAAAGAATACTCTCAAAGGTAGCGGGCTTGGGCTGGCGATCTGCAAAGAAATAGTAAGACATTATGGGGGAGACATTACTGCTCAAAGCGAACCTGGCAAAGGGAGTGTCTTTACATTTTCAATTCCCGTTTAG
- a CDS encoding DUF523 and DUF1722 domain-containing protein — protein MTDNESHSKIKLGIAKCLLGEKVRYDGSQKLDRYLRDTLGQYVEWVPVCPEVETGMPIPREAVRLVGDVDAPRLVGRQSGEDWTERMKAWGRHRLKQLKKAGLCGYVFKYGSPSNGMARVKVYNEKGMPSLTGQGVWAHMVMEAFPNLPFEDDGRLHDPRLRENFISRVFTLKRWRDTMANGLSAGKLVDFHTRHKLLIMAHSVESYRSMGKLVATVGAAKDAELYDDYFKELFKALSYKHTVKKNVNVLSHAMGYFKKDLTASEKSELLELIEQYRSGLVPLIVLITMVNHYVRKYDKEYLSKQYYLTPYPAELMLRNHV, from the coding sequence ATGACTGACAATGAATCACATAGCAAGATTAAGCTTGGTATTGCAAAATGTCTATTGGGTGAAAAGGTTCGATATGATGGTTCACAAAAACTGGATCGCTATTTACGTGACACCTTAGGACAATATGTCGAGTGGGTTCCGGTTTGTCCTGAAGTAGAAACGGGAATGCCAATTCCGCGTGAAGCGGTCAGATTGGTTGGTGATGTCGATGCGCCTCGGCTGGTTGGCCGACAATCCGGGGAAGATTGGACGGAAAGGATGAAGGCGTGGGGTAGGCACCGACTTAAGCAGCTCAAAAAAGCGGGCTTATGCGGCTACGTGTTCAAGTATGGCTCTCCTTCCAATGGGATGGCTCGGGTCAAGGTCTATAATGAGAAAGGAATGCCGAGTCTCACCGGCCAGGGTGTGTGGGCTCACATGGTTATGGAGGCATTTCCAAATTTGCCATTTGAAGACGATGGCAGGTTGCACGACCCTCGACTTCGGGAGAACTTCATATCCAGAGTATTCACGCTCAAGCGATGGCGGGACACGATGGCAAACGGGCTATCAGCCGGAAAGTTAGTGGATTTCCACACGCGTCATAAATTGTTGATTATGGCGCACAGTGTCGAATCATACCGCTCGATGGGCAAGCTGGTGGCAACTGTGGGTGCAGCAAAAGATGCGGAGCTGTATGATGACTATTTCAAGGAGCTGTTCAAAGCTCTTTCATACAAGCATACCGTCAAAAAGAATGTGAACGTTCTCTCACATGCCATGGGGTATTTCAAAAAAGACCTTACAGCTTCTGAAAAATCGGAGCTGCTCGAATTGATAGAACAGTATCGTAGCGGACTTGTCCCTTTGATTGTTCTCATCACCATGGTAAATCATTATGTGCGAAAATATGACAAAGAATATCTTAGCAAGCAGTATTATTTAACCCCGTACCCGGCCGAGCTCATGCTGAGAAACCACGTTTAA
- a CDS encoding deoxyribodipyrimidine photo-lyase: MLINEKRVHKLNGGEASPGPIIYWMSREQRVHDNWGLLHARNLAGTSKPVIVVFCLATSFLGATLRHYDFMLKGLQEVERELEAYGIPMVVLPGDPGSALPRFCSQAKAGMVITDFDPLRIKQHWQRDVGSKLSIPLIEVDGHNVIPARVVSTKQEYAARTIRPKLHKVSEEFLEDFPPLQPTQVQTRSFDSVDWDAVWKAVNLDESVGKVSLVPGPEAAKEALSDFLNNRLFGYAHKRNDPNEEGTSRLSAYFHFGQIAPQRAALAVASSGKGEDQKVYLEELIVRRELSDNFCLHNPHYDSLNGTPPWAQKTLEEHRSDQRDFLYTYEQFEKAETHSALWNAAQNQLLKSGFMHGYMRMYWAKKILEWSQSPEEAHSIALKLNDRFQMDGRDPNGYVGVLWSIGGLHDRAWKTRPVYGSIRYMNERGCRRKFDVDDYCNRWL, encoded by the coding sequence ATGCTTATTAATGAAAAAAGAGTCCATAAACTCAATGGCGGAGAGGCCTCCCCTGGCCCCATTATTTATTGGATGAGCCGAGAGCAGCGCGTTCATGACAACTGGGGCTTGCTCCACGCAAGGAATCTAGCTGGAACAAGCAAGCCTGTGATCGTCGTCTTTTGTTTGGCAACTTCTTTTCTTGGGGCCACATTAAGGCATTATGATTTTATGCTCAAAGGACTCCAGGAGGTTGAACGGGAATTGGAGGCTTATGGCATCCCCATGGTGGTTTTGCCGGGTGATCCAGGAAGCGCTTTACCTAGATTTTGTTCTCAGGCCAAAGCAGGAATGGTCATAACGGATTTCGACCCATTGAGGATCAAGCAACACTGGCAACGTGACGTTGGATCAAAACTGAGCATTCCCCTGATTGAGGTCGATGGGCATAATGTGATTCCAGCCAGGGTCGTCTCAACGAAACAGGAATACGCTGCCCGAACAATTCGCCCCAAACTACATAAAGTCAGTGAGGAGTTTCTGGAAGATTTTCCTCCGCTGCAACCCACTCAAGTTCAAACTCGCTCCTTTGATTCTGTGGATTGGGATGCTGTGTGGAAGGCCGTTAATCTTGACGAGAGTGTTGGCAAGGTGAGTCTTGTCCCTGGACCAGAAGCCGCCAAAGAGGCTTTGTCAGACTTTCTTAACAATCGGCTGTTCGGGTATGCCCACAAGAGGAACGACCCTAATGAGGAAGGGACATCACGTTTGTCAGCATATTTTCATTTCGGGCAGATTGCCCCACAAAGAGCTGCTTTGGCAGTGGCCTCATCCGGCAAAGGTGAAGACCAAAAAGTTTATCTCGAAGAATTGATCGTTCGCCGAGAGTTGTCGGACAATTTCTGTTTGCACAACCCACACTATGATTCATTGAATGGGACACCCCCTTGGGCACAGAAAACACTTGAAGAGCACCGTTCCGACCAACGCGACTTCCTATACACTTACGAGCAGTTCGAAAAGGCCGAAACGCATTCAGCCCTGTGGAATGCGGCACAAAATCAACTGCTCAAATCAGGCTTCATGCACGGTTATATGCGAATGTACTGGGCCAAAAAGATATTGGAATGGTCCCAATCTCCAGAAGAAGCACATTCGATAGCCTTGAAGCTTAATGACCGTTTCCAGATGGATGGACGTGACCCGAATGGTTATGTCGGCGTTCTGTGGTCAATCGGAGGGCTTCATGATCGAGCATGGAAAACTAGGCCTGTTTATGGCTCAATTCGCTATATGAACGAGAGAGGGTGCAGGCGAAAGTTCGATGTGGATGATTATTGTAACAGGTGGCTTTGA
- a CDS encoding universal stress protein — MFKKILLDLGASVDGQLIAQAVDYCERADAKLTILNVFEEPSASVSSYFSSHHKDLRKVILKSYETMVSTEIDKLKIDLSNVDRDIRWGKDFIETIKTVKKGNFDLVISASQNLEGPPDSTAMHLMRKCPCPVWIHRGNLWKGAIRILAAINTSDSSEENQKLNRKILAHSLRLNEILRGHLHVVTCWSGYMESVLSSPRFTEKEKVEYLEFEQSQTQKALTTISEELSLTDAVKVKIFHGNPAAIIPQYAAEQKMDIVVMGSVARTGIPGLLIGNTAEKIMSNLENSIVAIKPDGFESPVK; from the coding sequence ATGTTCAAAAAGATACTATTGGATCTAGGAGCTAGTGTTGACGGTCAACTCATCGCCCAAGCGGTTGATTATTGTGAACGGGCAGATGCGAAATTGACAATCTTGAATGTATTCGAAGAGCCTTCTGCCTCTGTTTCTTCATATTTTTCATCGCACCACAAAGATCTTCGTAAGGTCATTTTGAAAAGCTATGAAACTATGGTTTCCACCGAAATAGACAAGCTAAAAATTGACCTCAGCAATGTGGATAGAGACATTCGTTGGGGAAAAGACTTTATTGAAACAATTAAGACCGTTAAAAAAGGCAACTTTGATTTGGTCATTTCTGCTTCTCAAAATCTTGAAGGGCCACCCGATAGTACTGCAATGCATTTGATGCGCAAGTGTCCTTGCCCTGTTTGGATACATCGTGGGAATTTATGGAAAGGGGCCATTCGAATATTGGCTGCAATTAACACGTCAGATAGTTCTGAAGAAAACCAAAAACTGAATAGGAAAATTCTGGCACACAGCCTTAGACTTAACGAAATTTTGCGAGGGCATCTGCATGTGGTGACATGTTGGTCTGGGTATATGGAGTCGGTTTTGTCTAGCCCAAGGTTCACCGAAAAGGAGAAGGTCGAGTACCTGGAATTTGAACAAAGTCAGACACAAAAAGCTCTTACCACAATATCTGAAGAGTTAAGCCTGACTGATGCTGTTAAAGTAAAAATCTTCCATGGCAACCCAGCAGCAATCATACCTCAATATGCTGCTGAACAGAAGATGGATATTGTTGTCATGGGAAGCGTTGCAAGGACTGGTATACCAGGTCTTCTCATCGGCAATACAGCCGAGAAAATCATGTCTAACCTCGAAAACTCTATTGTGGCGATAAAACCAGATGGCTTTGAATCCCCCGTCAAATAA
- a CDS encoding phosphate-starvation-inducible PsiE family protein yields MFFFDKELCKKPLDDPLIRKLWHLIRLSVRALAVLMTLVIIWGILDVIWVLYQRIMAPPVFLLNINDILATFGAFMAVLIAIEIFANIVIYLEYRMIHLKLVISTALMAAARKVIVLDFKEGEYGIGYALGAIIISLGISYWLVGQHDSRNKIEDEPVGPCNENIEDGLS; encoded by the coding sequence ATGTTTTTTTTCGATAAAGAATTATGCAAAAAGCCACTCGATGACCCTTTAATCAGAAAACTGTGGCATCTAATCCGTCTCTCTGTGAGGGCGCTAGCTGTTTTGATGACGCTAGTCATTATTTGGGGGATTTTGGATGTCATTTGGGTTTTATATCAAAGAATCATGGCCCCACCAGTTTTCTTACTCAATATTAATGACATATTGGCAACATTTGGCGCATTTATGGCTGTATTGATAGCAATAGAGATTTTCGCCAACATTGTCATTTACTTAGAATATAGAATGATCCACTTGAAGCTGGTCATTTCGACAGCTTTAATGGCAGCTGCTCGAAAAGTTATTGTTCTGGATTTTAAAGAGGGTGAATATGGAATAGGCTACGCCTTAGGAGCTATCATTATATCACTTGGAATTTCCTATTGGCTGGTTGGGCAGCATGACTCTAGAAATAAGATAGAAGATGAACCTGTTGGCCCGTGCAATGAAAACATTGAAGATGGCCTTAGTTAA
- a CDS encoding cation-transporting P-type ATPase: METLLDKHWHHIDGDEVVQLIGTKTENGLDQFEAEQRLKHFGNNLITGKRSKTSLERFLLQFHQPLVYILIAAGLVTAYMGEWVDSFVILAVVLVNAVVGYLQEAKAVKALDSLSSSMSTEATIIRAGKTLKVSTSDLVPGDIVILRSGDKVPADLRILSFKELRIDESTLTGESLPVDKGADSLAPDTVLADRINMAYAGTLVSFGQGKGVVVATGNKTEIGRISGLIDSADELETPLTRKITRFSHMLLIAILVLASASFILGLLREEPLDEIFMAAVALAVGSIPEGLPAAVTIILALGVSRMASRKAIVRKLPAVETLGGTTVICSDKTGTLTENQMTVQAVSSGGIHYSVTGAGYGFEGEVRSKEDRSTDNKALKENFRAGLLCNDASIVNKGGRPGVEGDPTEGALIVSARKFGLHADQEHASFDRIDELPFESEWQYMATLHQNEGDRVVYLKGAVEKVLQCCMDSMLASGEIVQLEVEAITQIQHEMASGGMRVLAFARKDLPADGELVRSDACMGMTFVGLQGMIDPPREEAKTAIAACQDAGVKVKMITGDHALTAEAIGLRLGLRGGDCSIGEDCPVMTGSEIAELSDSKLIEKVPDIPVFARVSPEQKLRLVMALQKNGEVCAMTGDGVNDAPALKQADIGVAMGITGTEVAKEAADMVLTDDNFATIKAAVEEGRGVFANLVKFIAWTLPTNAGEGLVILAAILFGVTLPILPVQILWINMTTAACLGMMLAFEPKEPGIMDRPPRNPERPILDKVILRRVGIVSVLLLVFAFGLFKWELANGATLEKARTMAVNAFVIIEAFYLFNARSFSRSPFELGFTTNTWVIGGFLTMIVLQALFTYMPVLNNLFASAPIDLLDWLKIFVCGLIVYAVVEYDKKRTSLI, from the coding sequence ATGGAAACTTTACTCGATAAGCACTGGCATCACATTGACGGAGATGAAGTTGTTCAGCTCATTGGGACTAAAACCGAAAATGGACTTGATCAATTTGAAGCCGAACAGCGTCTCAAGCATTTCGGTAACAATTTGATTACCGGGAAAAGGTCCAAAACAAGTCTGGAACGCTTTCTTTTACAGTTCCACCAGCCGCTTGTTTACATCCTAATTGCCGCCGGCCTTGTTACCGCTTACATGGGGGAATGGGTCGACTCGTTTGTCATACTAGCTGTTGTCTTAGTCAATGCCGTCGTTGGATATCTCCAGGAAGCCAAGGCGGTCAAAGCACTCGACTCGCTATCCTCCAGCATGAGCACAGAGGCAACAATTATTCGTGCTGGCAAAACTCTTAAAGTGTCAACATCGGATCTTGTCCCCGGAGATATCGTCATACTTCGCTCTGGCGATAAAGTTCCTGCTGATTTGCGCATCCTGTCATTCAAAGAATTGCGCATTGATGAGTCGACTCTCACTGGCGAGTCGTTGCCTGTTGACAAAGGAGCGGATAGTCTGGCTCCTGATACGGTCCTAGCAGATCGAATAAATATGGCTTATGCAGGAACCCTGGTCAGCTTTGGGCAAGGCAAGGGTGTAGTGGTGGCAACCGGTAACAAGACAGAGATTGGTCGTATTTCCGGCCTGATCGACTCTGCCGATGAACTGGAAACCCCACTAACGCGAAAGATCACTCGCTTTAGCCACATGCTGTTGATCGCAATTCTCGTGCTAGCTTCAGCTTCTTTCATTCTCGGCCTTCTGCGTGAGGAACCCTTAGACGAGATCTTCATGGCAGCGGTGGCACTTGCTGTTGGATCCATCCCCGAAGGACTCCCGGCTGCGGTAACAATTATTCTTGCACTTGGTGTCTCAAGGATGGCTTCAAGAAAGGCTATTGTGAGAAAACTTCCTGCTGTCGAAACGCTTGGAGGGACAACCGTAATCTGTTCGGACAAAACCGGCACGCTCACAGAAAATCAAATGACAGTCCAAGCTGTTTCAAGCGGCGGAATACATTACTCTGTCACAGGTGCTGGATATGGTTTTGAAGGCGAGGTCCGCAGCAAAGAAGACAGGAGTACTGACAACAAGGCGCTTAAAGAGAACTTTCGTGCGGGCCTTTTGTGTAATGATGCAAGCATCGTGAACAAGGGCGGGAGACCTGGCGTGGAAGGCGACCCCACGGAAGGGGCTCTCATTGTCTCTGCAAGAAAATTTGGACTGCATGCTGATCAGGAGCATGCATCCTTCGATCGGATTGATGAATTGCCATTTGAATCTGAGTGGCAATACATGGCGACTCTGCACCAAAATGAAGGAGACAGGGTCGTGTACTTGAAAGGAGCGGTTGAAAAAGTTCTCCAATGCTGCATGGATTCCATGCTTGCGTCTGGCGAGATCGTTCAGCTTGAGGTGGAGGCTATCACCCAAATCCAGCATGAAATGGCCTCTGGTGGGATGCGCGTACTCGCTTTTGCCAGGAAGGATTTGCCTGCCGATGGAGAGTTGGTGCGTTCTGACGCCTGCATGGGGATGACCTTTGTGGGGCTCCAAGGCATGATTGATCCTCCTAGGGAAGAGGCAAAGACGGCCATTGCCGCCTGTCAAGACGCAGGGGTTAAAGTAAAAATGATAACCGGGGATCATGCTCTTACAGCGGAAGCCATAGGGTTGAGGTTAGGATTGCGTGGAGGCGACTGTTCCATCGGCGAGGATTGCCCAGTAATGACCGGCAGCGAAATCGCTGAACTCAGTGATTCTAAACTCATCGAAAAAGTCCCAGATATCCCTGTCTTTGCTCGAGTTTCACCTGAACAGAAGCTTCGGTTGGTGATGGCTCTTCAGAAAAATGGAGAAGTCTGTGCAATGACTGGAGATGGGGTTAACGATGCCCCGGCTCTCAAGCAAGCAGACATTGGTGTAGCCATGGGTATTACGGGTACTGAGGTTGCTAAAGAAGCCGCTGACATGGTTCTGACAGACGACAACTTTGCGACTATTAAAGCCGCTGTAGAGGAAGGTAGAGGTGTCTTCGCAAACTTGGTTAAATTCATTGCTTGGACATTGCCCACAAACGCTGGAGAAGGACTTGTTATCCTAGCAGCAATTCTCTTTGGCGTAACATTACCCATTTTGCCCGTCCAAATCCTCTGGATTAATATGACAACTGCCGCCTGTTTAGGAATGATGTTGGCCTTTGAGCCTAAAGAGCCGGGTATCATGGACCGTCCTCCCCGCAATCCAGAACGTCCTATATTGGATAAAGTGATTCTCCGAAGGGTTGGTATCGTCAGTGTCCTCTTGCTCGTTTTCGCCTTTGGCCTATTCAAATGGGAACTAGCCAACGGGGCAACTCTAGAAAAGGCTCGGACGATGGCAGTAAATGCGTTTGTTATTATCGAAGCTTTTTATCTGTTCAATGCGAGGTCGTTTAGTCGCTCTCCTTTTGAACTCGGATTTACTACCAATACGTGGGTAATAGGTGGGTTTCTGACCATGATAGTCTTGCAGGCTTTGTTCACCTACATGCCGGTTTTGAACAACCTATTCGCAAGCGCACCAATTGACTTGTTGGATTGGTTAAAAATCTTCGTCTGCGGGCTTATAGTTTATGCCGTTGTCGAATATGACAAGAAAAGAACATCTTTAATCTAA
- a CDS encoding integrase domain-containing protein, whose product MAKSISLVLGANRATLSGPRSKQHRIRQNAKAFASRLREAGFGVRKWTNISNKHFAAVADRMKEQGVGDGRIAEVFSAARHLCEAYGNSRVSPTNDVFGVQRGTIANPNSKAVAPEFVLGAIAKLEDEEYEHGPRCAAQIRLQYELGLRREEAAKLDLTNDWDRDGRTLHIQYGPKGGRPRTLSNLSDRQQDALQSALPYVSRSDRPGIHNLMPEGMGDKWQEKLSYAARLCGFTKRESGWTLHSNRHERFHHMYVEHTGFQPPNQHESVEAFHQAAQDAVGEGWPRLDAEARDEIEVTAGHSAGRRDVSDAYLGSSY is encoded by the coding sequence ATGGCAAAATCCATCAGCTTGGTACTAGGCGCGAACAGGGCAACCCTGTCCGGTCCGCGTTCGAAACAACACAGAATCCGGCAAAACGCCAAGGCCTTTGCAAGCCGACTTCGCGAAGCCGGATTTGGGGTCCGAAAATGGACGAACATTTCCAACAAGCATTTTGCGGCGGTGGCCGACAGAATGAAAGAACAAGGCGTGGGTGACGGACGCATAGCTGAAGTGTTTTCGGCAGCCCGACACCTATGCGAAGCCTACGGCAACAGCCGCGTCAGTCCGACCAATGATGTGTTCGGCGTACAACGCGGGACTATTGCCAACCCGAACAGCAAGGCGGTTGCCCCTGAATTTGTCTTGGGGGCAATTGCCAAACTGGAAGATGAGGAATATGAGCACGGTCCTCGTTGTGCCGCTCAAATCCGTCTACAGTACGAACTTGGGTTGCGCCGGGAAGAAGCAGCCAAGCTCGACCTGACCAATGATTGGGACCGTGACGGTCGTACCCTACACATCCAATATGGTCCGAAGGGTGGACGACCGCGGACGCTGTCCAATCTGTCTGATCGGCAGCAAGATGCTCTGCAGAGCGCACTGCCCTATGTCAGTCGATCTGACAGGCCAGGGATTCATAACCTAATGCCTGAAGGCATGGGCGATAAGTGGCAAGAAAAGCTGTCCTACGCGGCAAGACTCTGCGGCTTCACCAAGCGCGAAAGCGGGTGGACCCTGCACAGCAATCGGCACGAGCGGTTTCACCATATGTATGTCGAGCACACAGGATTCCAGCCGCCCAATCAGCACGAATCCGTAGAAGCCTTCCATCAGGCTGCCCAAGACGCAGTCGGGGAAGGATGGCCCCGACTAGATGCTGAAGCCCGTGATGAAATCGAAGTGACGGCTGGACATTCCGCCGGAAGGCGCGATGTGTCCGATGCCTATCTTGGCAGTTCCTATTAG
- a CDS encoding tyrosine-type recombinase/integrase, whose protein sequence is MTVYFKAGKGYRFDFMAKGKRHTKAWFKTKRAAKAAEAEKRKEVKRQLAMAAQGDMDLLDMLNLRLDYLLERAYSDSHYKKSKYAAQRLLDYLGNVPCSTITRLMADDFLMGRVKANGPVAGNNDLKVIRAAFSWAMKRGQRFIQENPFAGLESFPSDKPKEKKLTPTSAELDRIIEAAKPENRAYLWVLRETLARSIEVHRLKWKRVNFKDRYVELKTYKNKNREPVLRQVPMTDKLYEVLSELYTERDPDKEWVFWTRGYNPKTRKMEEGPYKKGRYKMLKTTCENAKVDYYSFHRFRASGASVMDNNGALLPGIQRVLGHADRRSTEIYLERLRDVERDAMDVYERESRKDDGKVA, encoded by the coding sequence ATGACCGTCTATTTCAAAGCCGGAAAAGGGTACCGGTTCGATTTCATGGCAAAGGGCAAACGTCACACCAAGGCGTGGTTCAAAACGAAACGGGCTGCAAAAGCAGCCGAAGCCGAAAAAAGAAAGGAAGTAAAAAGACAGCTGGCAATGGCAGCCCAGGGCGACATGGACTTGCTTGATATGTTGAACCTGCGGCTTGATTACCTTCTTGAGCGAGCATACTCGGATTCGCATTATAAGAAGAGCAAGTATGCTGCTCAACGTCTGCTGGACTACTTGGGCAACGTGCCGTGCAGCACGATCACCCGCCTGATGGCAGATGATTTCCTGATGGGCCGGGTAAAGGCAAACGGCCCGGTGGCAGGTAACAATGACCTCAAAGTGATTCGAGCAGCATTTTCGTGGGCCATGAAACGAGGCCAGCGATTTATCCAAGAAAATCCGTTTGCGGGTTTGGAGTCGTTCCCGAGTGACAAGCCCAAGGAAAAGAAGCTGACTCCAACCAGCGCCGAACTTGATCGCATCATCGAAGCAGCCAAGCCTGAAAATCGGGCTTACCTGTGGGTGCTGCGTGAGACCTTGGCCCGAAGCATCGAAGTGCATCGCCTCAAGTGGAAGCGGGTGAACTTCAAGGACCGGTATGTCGAGCTCAAGACGTACAAGAATAAGAACCGGGAACCGGTTTTGCGCCAGGTTCCCATGACGGACAAGTTGTATGAAGTGTTGTCCGAATTGTACACCGAGCGTGACCCCGATAAGGAATGGGTGTTCTGGACAAGGGGCTACAACCCCAAGACCCGTAAGATGGAAGAAGGGCCGTACAAGAAAGGTCGATACAAGATGCTCAAGACGACCTGTGAAAATGCCAAGGTGGACTACTACAGTTTCCACCGCTTCAGAGCATCGGGTGCATCGGTCATGGACAACAACGGTGCCTTGCTTCCCGGCATCCAGCGGGTCCTTGGGCACGCAGACCGTCGAAGCACGGAAATCTACCTTGAAAGGCTCCGTGACGTGGAACGCGATGCCATGGATGTCTATGAAAGGGAAAGCCGCAAGGATGATGGTAAAGTTGCATAG